The genomic window CTTGATGCTTCGGTTTCATCGTCGATTCCGCACACTCAGAATCCTAGCCGCTCGGCACGCAGGTGACGCGCTTGCTCCTTGCCGCGCTGAGGCCAGGCGTAGAGGTCTAAGTAGAGCTGGATGTCGCTCGCGACCCAGGTGTCGTCGATGCGGCGGCGGAAGAGAAGCGGTGTGCGCTCGCGGGTGACGAGGAACGTGACGGTCTCACCCTCGTCGACGGGGCTGAGACCGGCCTGCCGTGTCACTGTGTCCAAGATCGTCAGAGGCGGCACGAGGAGCGTGAGCCGGCCGCTATCCGTCGCGAACGGTGCCACAAAGCTCGCTCCGGCTGCGAGCGTCAGAGCGTACTCGACGCCGTGCGTCTCAAGGACGAACGTGACTATTCGCCGGACTTCTGACGGATCACGTGCCCACCGGTGGAAGCGATGCGCGCTGTATGCCGCAAGTGTGTGATGCTCCGACCAGGCATCGAGCAGCGCGCCGGGTTCGTGCAGGATGCGCACCACTTGCGGGCCGGCGCCACGCTTTTCGACCCAGAGGTGCTCTTCGAGGAAGGTGAAGACCTGATGTACCGTTGAGGGGGCGACCTCAGCTCGCTCCGCGAGTTCATGGACATGCCAGGCCCGCTCAGGTGCTGTGAGGAGTGCGTGGAGAACCTGGGCGGCACGGCCCCGAAAGACGTTACGAGCTCGGCGCACGCTGCGCTCGGGGACGGGCCGATCGATCCAATAGAGTGCATGGGGAAGATCCAGGTACAGACTGCCACCGGAATCCCAGTAGCCGACGCCGCGTTCTCTGAGCAGTTCACGACTGGTCGGGGGAATTGCCGGCGCGACGAGCATGAGGCTGAGTGGCCGCATCCCGTCCTGTTGCCTGTTGCGGTCTCGCAAGGCAAGGAGTTGATCGGCGGCAGCGCGGACATCACGCGGGTAGGCGTTCGCCTTCACGTCGATGAGGATGTCAGCCGGTTGCCCTTTAATATCTGCCGTGATAACTAGATCAACTCGCCGGTCGAGTAGACATCGATGGCGGCGTTCAGTGTGCAGCCTGATGCCAGGAAGCGCGGCGAGAGCCTCTCTGACCTCGCCCAATAGCTCGACGGCTTCAAGGTTCTTCGATGATTGTGGCATATT from Chloroflexota bacterium includes these protein-coding regions:
- a CDS encoding helix-turn-helix domain-containing protein, with translation MPQSSKNLEAVELLGEVREALAALPGIRLHTERRHRCLLDRRVDLVITADIKGQPADILIDVKANAYPRDVRAAADQLLALRDRNRQQDGMRPLSLMLVAPAIPPTSRELLRERGVGYWDSGGSLYLDLPHALYWIDRPVPERSVRRARNVFRGRAAQVLHALLTAPERAWHVHELAERAEVAPSTVHQVFTFLEEHLWVEKRGAGPQVVRILHEPGALLDAWSEHHTLAAYSAHRFHRWARDPSEVRRIVTFVLETHGVEYALTLAAGASFVAPFATDSGRLTLLVPPLTILDTVTRQAGLSPVDEGETVTFLVTRERTPLLFRRRIDDTWVASDIQLYLDLYAWPQRGKEQARHLRAERLGF